In Deferribacteraceae bacterium V6Fe1, one genomic interval encodes:
- a CDS encoding leucine--tRNA ligase yields MYYDASKIENKWQKKWAENKVFKVSYDKNKPKYYCLEMFPYPSGKIHMGHVRNYAIGDVVARFKKMNGFNVLHPMGWDAFGLPAENAAIKNKIHPAKWTYSNIDYMRAQLKQLGLSYDWDRELATCDPEYYKWEQLVFLKMFEKGLIYRKKSTVNWCEDCNTVLANEQVEDGKCWRCSSNVTMKEINGWFFKITDYAEELLEYTYKLTDWPEKVLTMQRNWIGKSYGAEIDFDVKDFDQKITVFTTRPDTLYGVTFMLLAPEHEMAKELIKGTEYEEEGLKFINSILKDDKISRAADNKEKKGFFTGRYVYNPLTKKEIPVYIANYILMDYGTGAVMAVPAHDQRDFEFARKYNLDIVVVINPEGESLNPADMQEAYTGPGVMVNSGKFDGLTNEEAKGKITEFLEEENIGKKTVNYRLRDWGISRQRYWGAPIPVIHCKKCGIVPVPESDLPVRLPLDVEFTGSGNPLETSSEFKHVKCPLCGIDAERETDTMDTFVESSWYFLRYCSPKCDTNIFDKTEAEYWMNVDQYIGGVEHAVMHLLYARFYTKVLRDLGFVNIDEPFERLLTQGMVCKETYSCKKDGWLFPEEVEGGKCKLCGGDVTIGRVEKMSKSKKNVVDPDALIKKYGADTARLFSLFAAPPEKDLEWSEQGVEGCYRFLNRVFRLFSNNIDLIRQDFNAADDDSKLAKEILYHMNVTIKKVTSDIEKFQLNTAVAAIMELTNNLYLIEPKLSTDYEKMLFKDCLLNMVKLLTPFTPHMCEELWQLVGMSGFVSQESWPAYEEKYTVKDEVTLAIQVNGKVRAEITLPRDVDKDTAINAAKSNEKIMGYLEGKTIVKEIYVPQKLISLVIK; encoded by the coding sequence ATGTATTACGATGCATCAAAAATTGAGAATAAATGGCAGAAAAAGTGGGCGGAGAATAAGGTATTTAAAGTATCTTATGATAAAAACAAACCAAAATATTATTGTCTTGAGATGTTTCCTTACCCGTCAGGTAAGATTCATATGGGGCATGTGAGAAATTATGCAATCGGTGATGTGGTTGCAAGGTTTAAAAAGATGAACGGATTTAATGTGCTTCACCCAATGGGGTGGGATGCTTTCGGACTTCCCGCTGAAAATGCAGCGATTAAAAATAAAATTCATCCGGCCAAATGGACATACTCAAATATAGATTACATGAGAGCGCAGTTAAAACAGCTTGGACTTTCATATGATTGGGATAGGGAGCTTGCTACCTGTGACCCGGAATACTACAAATGGGAGCAGCTTGTATTTTTGAAAATGTTTGAGAAAGGCCTTATTTATAGAAAAAAATCTACCGTAAACTGGTGTGAGGATTGCAATACTGTTTTAGCAAACGAGCAGGTAGAGGATGGAAAATGTTGGAGATGTTCCAGCAATGTAACTATGAAGGAGATAAACGGTTGGTTTTTTAAAATTACCGACTATGCTGAAGAGCTATTGGAATATACATACAAACTTACCGATTGGCCTGAAAAAGTTTTGACAATGCAGAGAAATTGGATAGGCAAGTCATACGGTGCGGAGATAGATTTTGATGTAAAGGATTTTGATCAGAAAATTACTGTTTTTACAACAAGACCTGATACTTTATATGGTGTTACATTTATGCTTTTGGCTCCGGAGCATGAAATGGCCAAAGAGCTTATAAAAGGGACTGAATATGAAGAGGAAGGGCTGAAATTTATAAACAGTATTCTTAAAGATGACAAAATCAGCAGGGCAGCTGATAATAAAGAGAAAAAGGGATTTTTTACCGGTAGGTACGTATATAATCCTTTGACTAAAAAAGAGATTCCCGTGTATATCGCAAATTATATCTTGATGGATTACGGGACTGGTGCTGTTATGGCAGTACCAGCACACGATCAGAGGGACTTTGAATTTGCAAGAAAATATAATCTTGATATTGTAGTGGTAATAAATCCGGAAGGGGAAAGCCTAAATCCTGCTGATATGCAAGAGGCTTATACCGGCCCTGGAGTGATGGTTAACTCAGGTAAATTTGATGGGCTTACAAATGAGGAAGCGAAAGGGAAAATTACGGAATTTCTTGAAGAAGAAAATATAGGTAAAAAAACTGTCAATTACAGACTTAGGGATTGGGGGATATCAAGACAGCGCTATTGGGGTGCGCCTATCCCTGTAATTCATTGTAAAAAATGTGGAATCGTCCCTGTGCCTGAATCTGACTTGCCTGTGAGACTCCCTTTGGATGTAGAATTTACTGGGAGTGGCAATCCTCTTGAAACATCCTCCGAATTCAAGCATGTCAAGTGCCCATTATGTGGTATTGATGCGGAAAGGGAAACAGATACCATGGATACGTTTGTGGAGTCGTCATGGTATTTTTTAAGATATTGTTCACCAAAATGCGATACCAATATATTTGACAAGACTGAGGCTGAGTATTGGATGAATGTTGACCAATATATAGGCGGCGTTGAGCATGCCGTTATGCACCTTTTGTATGCGAGGTTTTACACGAAGGTGCTAAGAGATTTGGGGTTTGTTAATATAGATGAGCCTTTTGAAAGACTTCTCACTCAAGGTATGGTCTGCAAAGAAACTTATTCTTGTAAAAAAGACGGATGGCTATTCCCTGAAGAGGTGGAAGGCGGAAAATGTAAGCTTTGCGGCGGGGATGTCACTATCGGCAGAGTTGAAAAGATGAGTAAGTCAAAGAAAAATGTCGTTGACCCAGACGCATTAATAAAGAAATATGGTGCCGATACGGCAAGACTTTTCAGTCTATTTGCCGCTCCACCTGAAAAAGACCTTGAGTGGAGTGAACAGGGGGTTGAAGGGTGTTACAGATTTTTAAACAGAGTATTTAGACTGTTTTCAAACAATATCGATTTGATTAGGCAGGACTTTAATGCGGCAGATGATGACAGTAAATTAGCAAAAGAGATTTTATATCATATGAATGTAACGATAAAAAAGGTGACAAGCGATATTGAAAAATTTCAACTTAATACTGCTGTCGCTGCCATTATGGAATTGACAAACAATCTTTATTTGATTGAGCCTAAACTATCCACTGATTATGAAAAAATGTTGTTTAAAGATTGCTTATTAAATATGGTAAAGCTTTTGACCCCTTTTACACCTCACATGTGTGAGGAGTTGTGGCAGCTTGTAGGTATGTCAGGATTTGTTTCACAAGAAAGCTGGCCTGCATATGAAGAAAAATACACAGTGAAGGATGAAGTAACTCTTGCAATACAGGTAAATGGTAAGGTAAGGGCTGAGATAACTCTTCCAAGGGATGTGGACAAAGATACAGCCATTAATGCTGCCAAAAGCAATGAGAAGATTATGGGTTATCTCGAAGGGAAGACCATTGTTAAAGAAATTTATGTGCCTCAAAAACTTATTAGCCTTGTGATTAAATAA
- a CDS encoding SAM-dependent methyltransferase yields MDLKIREIVMDNIKKNGKITFREFMDIALYYPELGYYQKENPFGQQGSFYTSVDASESFGKSIAKGIFKAISQLNLEPNLCEMGAGSGLLANDILNYFKENEPNFYENMTYTIIEKSDYLIKFQQENLKEHLNKLQWKSFEELSNFNGVFFSNELVDAFPVHRVISIGGEIKELYVIEHEGKFTFYPDNLSTAELSEYLNTLKIRLIDKQIADINLDSVSWIKDLGNKINKGLVITIDYGFMAEQLYAPFRMDGTVTCYFKHTQNNDFFERIGFQDITAFVDFSALKYYGEKSGLDFVNFFPQWTFLIASGIMDEFDNQNMTDLQRASLKSLIMPEGGFGTNFNVLIQSKGVACNNDFLYKKSSFQLLSELTERLSQ; encoded by the coding sequence ATGGATTTGAAAATTCGTGAAATTGTAATGGATAACATTAAAAAAAATGGAAAGATTACCTTTAGAGAATTTATGGATATAGCCCTTTATTATCCCGAGTTAGGGTATTATCAAAAGGAGAATCCTTTTGGACAGCAGGGGAGTTTCTACACATCTGTGGATGCATCGGAGTCATTTGGGAAAAGTATTGCCAAAGGGATTTTTAAAGCTATTTCACAGCTAAATCTTGAGCCAAATCTTTGTGAGATGGGTGCAGGCAGTGGCCTTCTGGCTAATGATATTTTAAATTATTTTAAAGAGAATGAGCCGAATTTTTATGAAAATATGACCTACACTATAATTGAGAAAAGTGATTATTTGATAAAATTTCAACAAGAAAATCTCAAAGAGCATTTGAATAAACTGCAGTGGAAGTCATTTGAAGAGTTAAGTAACTTTAACGGTGTGTTTTTCTCAAATGAATTGGTTGATGCTTTCCCCGTGCACAGGGTAATAAGTATAGGCGGTGAAATAAAAGAGCTTTATGTGATTGAACATGAAGGTAAATTTACGTTTTATCCTGACAATTTATCTACTGCTGAATTAAGTGAATATTTGAATACTTTAAAGATTAGGTTAATAGACAAACAGATTGCCGATATCAACCTGGATAGTGTAAGTTGGATAAAGGATTTGGGGAATAAAATTAATAAGGGATTGGTAATAACTATTGATTACGGTTTTATGGCGGAGCAGTTATACGCACCTTTTAGAATGGATGGGACGGTTACTTGCTATTTCAAACATACACAGAATAATGACTTTTTTGAAAGGATTGGATTTCAAGATATTACTGCTTTTGTAGATTTTTCCGCATTAAAATATTACGGTGAAAAATCAGGCTTGGACTTTGTTAATTTTTTCCCTCAATGGACTTTTTTGATTGCAAGCGGAATAATGGACGAATTTGACAATCAAAATATGACAGACCTTCAGAGAGCATCCCTTAAATCTTTGATAATGCCTGAAGGCGGATTTGGCACAAACTTTAACGTTCTTATTCAGTCAAAAGGGGTGGCTTGCAATAATGATTTTTTGTATAAGAAATCATCATTTCAGCTTTTGAGTGAGTTGACTGAGAGATTGAGCCAATGA
- a CDS encoding biopolymer transporter ExbD yields the protein MKFKESSKDKGLEINLTPLIDVVFLLLIFFMVSTTFVYTNSLKVNLPKAKGESVETQKNVNVSVTKAGALLVNGKEVSKIAFKSKIKNLYSENPNATVIIQADKDSKHGDVVFVMDESKKAGFDRFAIAAEEE from the coding sequence ATGAAGTTTAAGGAAAGTTCCAAAGATAAAGGGCTTGAGATAAACTTGACCCCTCTCATAGACGTTGTATTCTTGCTTTTGATTTTCTTTATGGTGTCTACTACATTTGTCTATACAAACTCCTTAAAGGTAAATCTTCCTAAAGCTAAAGGGGAATCGGTTGAGACTCAAAAAAATGTAAATGTTTCGGTTACAAAAGCAGGTGCTCTGCTTGTAAATGGGAAAGAGGTATCCAAGATTGCCTTTAAAAGTAAAATAAAAAATCTTTACAGTGAAAATCCTAACGCCACTGTTATTATTCAAGCGGATAAGGATAGCAAACACGGTGATGTGGTGTTTGTTATGGATGAGAGCAAAAAAGCAGGTTTTGACAGGTTTGCAATTGCAGCTGAGGAAGAATGA
- a CDS encoding MotA/TolQ/ExbB proton channel family protein, translating to MFEIIQKGGVLMYPIIFLSVLSLAIFLERLFSLRTEKYVPSMFMEKMHAFLKAKSYEDARSLCDLKPCAIGNISKSMLNNLDLPISRLMELVEETGRFESRKLDKFLPTLQTIATVSPLLGLLGTVIGMIKTFIVISQQGIGNAQALAGGISEALLTTAAGLSVAIPTVIFYHIVRHRSEKISNELEIAASGIVNLVFKEE from the coding sequence ATGTTTGAAATAATTCAAAAAGGCGGGGTCTTGATGTACCCGATAATTTTTCTTTCTGTGTTGTCTCTGGCAATATTTCTTGAAAGATTATTTTCGCTTCGTACTGAAAAGTATGTCCCGTCAATGTTTATGGAAAAGATGCACGCTTTTCTGAAAGCAAAATCTTATGAAGATGCAAGGTCACTATGCGATTTAAAGCCTTGTGCTATAGGAAATATATCAAAAAGTATGCTTAATAATCTCGATCTGCCTATTTCAAGGTTAATGGAGCTTGTGGAAGAGACGGGAAGGTTTGAATCTCGTAAATTAGATAAATTTTTACCTACACTACAGACTATTGCCACCGTTTCCCCCCTTCTCGGACTTCTTGGTACAGTTATAGGTATGATTAAGACATTTATAGTTATCTCTCAACAAGGGATAGGAAATGCTCAGGCACTTGCGGGTGGTATTTCCGAAGCCCTATTGACTACAGCTGCGGGGCTTTCTGTCGCTATCCCTACAGTTATTTTTTATCATATTGTCAGACATAGGTCAGAGAAGATATCAAACGAACTTGAGATAGCAGCATCAGGTATAGTAAATTTAGTTTTTAAAGAGGAATAA
- the surE gene encoding 5'/3'-nucleotidase SurE, translating to MKVLITNDDGIYSRGIFALYEAFSKIAEVTIVAPITEQSAVGHAITITLPLRVHEVYRKDKFFGYGVNGTPADCVKLAFSDILTTKPDLVISGVNRGANLASNVIYSGTVSAATEGAMMGVPSLAVSLASVEYNDYSLAAEFATFFAKKVLKYKFENGTLWNINVPPLKKSEIKGWRYAVQGKTKYLDTFEKRVDPRGNTYYWLTGERIIVRTSEESDDYLLEKGYITVTPIKYDLTDCELYKKLKEEEDRYEFS from the coding sequence ATGAAAGTTTTAATAACAAATGATGACGGAATATATTCAAGAGGGATATTTGCTCTTTACGAGGCATTTTCTAAAATTGCCGAAGTGACGATTGTTGCTCCAATCACGGAGCAGAGCGCGGTTGGTCATGCTATTACGATTACTTTACCTTTAAGGGTACACGAAGTCTATAGAAAAGATAAGTTTTTTGGTTATGGGGTTAACGGCACACCGGCTGATTGTGTAAAATTGGCTTTTTCCGATATCTTAACTACTAAGCCAGATCTCGTAATTTCCGGAGTAAACAGAGGTGCCAATCTTGCTTCAAATGTAATATACTCGGGTACTGTCTCAGCGGCGACTGAAGGTGCTATGATGGGAGTCCCTTCCCTTGCTGTGAGTCTTGCTTCAGTGGAGTATAATGATTATTCGCTTGCTGCGGAATTTGCTACTTTTTTTGCAAAAAAGGTTTTGAAATATAAGTTTGAAAACGGGACATTGTGGAATATCAATGTGCCCCCTCTAAAAAAGAGTGAGATTAAAGGGTGGCGGTATGCGGTTCAAGGCAAGACCAAATATCTTGATACCTTTGAAAAAAGGGTAGACCCTCGTGGGAATACCTATTACTGGCTTACTGGTGAGCGAATAATCGTGCGCACATCTGAAGAGAGTGATGATTACCTTTTGGAAAAAGGTTACATTACCGTAACACCTATAAAATATGATTTGACGGATTGTGAACTTTACAAAAAATTGAAGGAAGAAGAGGATAGGTATGAATTTAGTTAA
- a CDS encoding peroxiredoxin, whose amino-acid sequence MAEEIKGGCARPTGGPVGEEPKQNIEQESKSSKAEVRKMVMVGQKAPDFVAPAYFNGEFVNIKLSDYLGKWVLLCFYPGDFTFVUATELSAVAEKYDEFKKLGVEVLSMSIDSMFIHKMWNDYELKKMINKDIPFPMLSDAGGKVGTVYGVYDENAGVETRGRFIIDPDGVIQGFEVLTPPVGRNVSETLRQVQAFQLVRNSKGTEATPSGWKPGKQTLKPGPKLVGKVWETWKVDQAFD is encoded by the coding sequence ATGGCAGAGGAGATTAAAGGTGGCTGTGCCAGGCCAACTGGTGGCCCAGTAGGCGAGGAGCCAAAACAAAATATTGAACAAGAATCTAAAAGCAGTAAAGCGGAGGTGAGGAAAATGGTAATGGTAGGGCAAAAAGCTCCGGACTTTGTAGCACCGGCTTATTTTAACGGCGAATTTGTTAATATTAAATTGTCAGACTATCTCGGAAAATGGGTTTTACTGTGTTTTTATCCGGGAGATTTTACATTTGTCTGAGCGACGGAACTTTCTGCGGTCGCAGAAAAATATGATGAATTTAAAAAATTAGGTGTTGAAGTTTTGTCAATGAGTATTGACAGTATGTTTATTCATAAGATGTGGAATGACTATGAGTTGAAAAAGATGATAAATAAAGACATTCCTTTCCCTATGCTTTCTGATGCGGGGGGCAAGGTTGGCACGGTATATGGAGTTTACGATGAAAATGCAGGGGTGGAGACAAGGGGAAGATTTATTATTGACCCTGATGGAGTAATCCAAGGGTTTGAGGTGTTGACCCCGCCTGTAGGAAGAAATGTGAGCGAGACATTAAGACAAGTTCAAGCATTTCAACTTGTAAGAAACTCCAAAGGGACTGAGGCAACACCATCAGGCTGGAAGCCTGGCAAACAGACTTTAAAACCAGGACCTAAGCTTGTAGGGAAGGTTTGGGAAACTTGGAAAGTAGATCAGGCCTTTGACTAA
- a CDS encoding CidA/LrgA family protein — protein MIQGLTIIFLFLFLGDSITYLTKIPIPGNVIGMILLTISLKIEIIKLNSVKPAADILVKNMAFLFVPPGVGIMIYFDLIKTEFIPIFLSYIFSTLAVLYAVGKFQQTLDGEKNERAD, from the coding sequence ATGATACAGGGTCTTACAATTATCTTTCTTTTTTTGTTTTTAGGTGACAGTATAACCTACCTTACAAAAATCCCAATACCGGGAAACGTAATAGGGATGATATTGCTGACAATATCATTAAAAATTGAAATCATTAAATTAAATTCTGTAAAACCTGCGGCAGACATCCTTGTCAAAAATATGGCATTTCTATTTGTCCCTCCGGGAGTAGGGATAATGATATACTTTGACCTCATCAAGACAGAATTTATACCGATCTTTTTGTCATATATTTTCAGCACGCTGGCCGTCTTGTATGCGGTAGGAAAGTTTCAACAAACTCTGGACGGGGAAAAAAATGAAAGAGCTGATTAG
- a CDS encoding LrgB family protein yields MKELISSPIFAITITFMVFYFSTMLYNKFKFILLNPVLLSITSLIAILKLINLDYQTYFSGAKIISFFLGPSVVALGVPLYLQFEEIKKRGVSIIISIVVGSLVGIFSAALTAKLLGASKTVVASIAPKSVTTPIAMGIAEKIGGIPSLTAAIVIATGVLGAVIGPAFLKITGIKNKVAIGLAIGSASHGIGTARAFEEGELEGASSSLAICLNGIATAIFTPIIFYIIYNIL; encoded by the coding sequence ATGAAAGAGCTGATTAGCTCCCCGATTTTTGCAATAACTATTACTTTTATGGTTTTTTATTTTTCCACAATGCTTTATAACAAATTTAAGTTTATACTGTTGAATCCTGTACTTTTATCCATAACATCTCTGATAGCAATTTTAAAACTAATAAACCTTGACTATCAAACATATTTTAGTGGTGCTAAAATTATAAGTTTTTTCTTGGGCCCTTCCGTTGTCGCCCTCGGTGTCCCACTTTATCTCCAATTTGAAGAGATAAAAAAAAGGGGTGTTTCTATAATAATTTCAATTGTTGTTGGCAGCCTCGTCGGAATATTTTCCGCAGCACTTACGGCAAAGCTGTTGGGCGCTTCAAAAACAGTTGTAGCATCAATTGCCCCTAAATCGGTGACAACACCCATTGCAATGGGTATCGCCGAAAAAATCGGAGGGATACCATCTCTCACCGCAGCTATCGTAATTGCCACAGGTGTGCTTGGTGCGGTAATAGGACCGGCTTTTTTAAAAATTACCGGCATTAAAAATAAAGTAGCAATTGGACTTGCAATAGGCAGCGCTTCCCACGGAATAGGTACTGCAAGGGCATTTGAAGAGGGTGAGCTTGAAGGTGCATCAAGCTCCCTTGCGATATGTCTTAACGGAATCGCAACGGCAATATTTACACCGATTATCTTCTATATAATCTATAATATTTTATGA